The Ictidomys tridecemlineatus isolate mIctTri1 chromosome 6, mIctTri1.hap1, whole genome shotgun sequence genome includes a region encoding these proteins:
- the Tubgcp6 gene encoding gamma-tubulin complex component 6 isoform X2, with the protein MAGITQLFDDLCEALLPAAPARPRQRGVARSRAKQTLKRVAYNALFTSLFQEETQQPQPDLPKLPVRNKVLMLSFDLRVGGLGPEADRLEELVEGLEADPCCPLVELGSALDLLVQLAGSGPPRTLRRKRDYFCHNRHAGRNVPYGGYDCCDLRLLEMDVQSLIASEEYSCHSMVQETLQVMEAAPGTGLPTVGLFSFGDPCGDRFERETRISIFGALVHSRTYDMDVRLDLPPVPDSADLSGLAIKVPQSVDQWEDEGFQSASNLTPDSQSEPSMTPDVDLWEAALTYEPSKRRCWERVGCPPGHREEPYLTEAGRDAFDRFCRLRQGELQALSGGLLQAPRPLLVKEQELVKDSLNVLLGVVSATFSLCQLSQAFVVERGVHVSGASPESISSILSEVAEYGTCYTRLSHFSVQPVLGSSCSRGLVFQAFTSGLRRYLQYYRACVLATPPTLSLLTIGFLFKKLGRQLRYLAELCGVGTVLPGSSGGEPRDAFPTGVKLLSYLYQEALDNCSNEHYPVLLSLLKTSCEPYTRFIHDWVYSGVFRDVYGEFMIQVNHEYLGFRDKFYWTHGYVLISKEVEDCVPVFLKHIAHDVYVCGKTINLLKLCCPRHYLCWSDVPVPRISVIFSLEELKEIEKDCAVYVGRMERVARHSSISKEEKELRMEIAKQELIVHAREAASRVLSELSDRQMSEQMALDARKREQFQRLKEQFVKDQERRLAARQEELEDDFSYAREVRDREKRLTALEEELDRKARQALVDHYSKLSAEAARREQRALWRIQRHRLESARLRFFLEDEKRVQEMLKNVAEVCQPQELLGHLPGTCSQVTSPGPEHPDRGPTCNSAPTELHLAAWDCPGRPSVPATQAIESPAVGAGGSGTRLAEGAEPFSAGLSITDFLPLGPSAEQPVQTNRALPLEEALQTISSDLPAVSPGEAHATAGTQPAQPQEYDFSTVLRPAAATSPSPGPLQAVEGSLGPEEHAPWEGTHEGTQMALSPPLRHVTSEEGSNQPTGQLHRHVSDASIRVGENMPDVAPSRPRWNVHGHVSDASIRVGENMPDVAPSRPRWNVHGHVSDASIRVGENMPDVAPSRPRWNVHGHVSDASIRVGENMPDVAPSRPRWNVHGHVSDASIRVGENMPDVAPSRPRWNVHGHVSDASIRVGENMPDVAPSRPRWNVHGHVSDASIRVGENMLEAEPIPPWPHQNPPSHESQAGSSLEVQNPALEHGPRLPVDTEPSICCPKVGSLQNLPSVASKSSTLGDSVSEEPGAGKNGDNDDLSPSWPPNSQVGRTQPGEGSMQGAPHALFQHKPKGAWEQLLGGVPTLSLDSQEGTAAPSSPEAAAEVEALRWGKEQAYVAGLASRYHLEQYPDSYESMSEAPAAHLVRHVLPRAFAFPVDPWVQSAVDETTVQLTELLTLPVLMQRSLTAPLAAHVSLVNQAAVDYFFAELHLEAHFEALRHFLLMEDGEFAQSLSDLLFEKLGAGQTPGELLNPLVLNCILSKALQYSLHGDTPHATNLSFALKYLPEVFAPNAPDVLSCLELRYKVDWPLNIVITENCLSKYSGIFSFLLQLKLMMWTLKDICFHLKRTALVSHAAGSVQFRQLQLFKHEMQHFVKVTQGYIANQILHVSWCEFRARLATVGNLEEIQRAHAEYLHKAVFRGLLTEKAAPVMNIIHSIFSLVLKFRSQLISQAWGPASGPRGAEHPNFALMQQSYSTFKYYSHFLFKVVTKLVNRGYQPHLEDFLLRINFNSYYQDA; encoded by the exons ATGGCCGGCATCACCCAGCTGTTCGATGACCTGTGCGAGGCCCTCCTGCCAGCGGCCCCGGCTCGCCCGCGCCAGCGCGGCGTGGCCCGGAGCCGGGCGAAGCAGACCCTCAAGCGGGTGGCCTACAATGCCCTTTTCACGAGCCTGTTCCAAGAGGAGACTCAGCAGCCGCAGCCCGACCTCCCGAAGCTCCCCGTGAGAAACAAGGTCCTCATGTTGTCCTTCGACCTGAGAGTGGGCGGCCTGGGCCCCGAGGCTGACCGACTGGAGGAGCTGGTGGAGGGGCTGGAGGCAGACCCGTGCTGTCCACTCGTGGAGCTGGGCTCTGCGCTGGACCTCCTCGTCCAGCTGGCAGGGAGCGGCCCGCCACGCACCCTGCGGAGAAAACGGGACTACTTCTGCCACAACAGGCACGCGGGCCGGAACGTCCCCTACGGCGGCTACGACTGCTGCGACCTGCGGCTGTTGGAGATGGACGTCCAGTCCCTGATCGCCAGCGAGGAGTACTCCTGTCACAGCATGGTCCAGGAAACGCTTCAAGTGATGGAGGCTGCTCCAGGCACTGGCCTGCCCACCGTAGGGCTCTTCTCCTTCGGTGACCCTTGTGGTGACAGGTTTGAGAGAGAAACCCGCATCTCCATCTTCGGTGCTCTTGTGCACAGTCGCACTTATGACATGGATGTGCGACTAGACTTGCCCCCTGTGCCTGATAGTGCAGACCTCTCTGGACTGGCCATTAAG GTCCCTCAGAGTGTGGATCAGTGGGAAGACGAAGGGTTCCAGTCAGCATCCAATTTGACTCCTGATTCTCAGTCTGAACCAAGCATGACTCCAGATGTGGACTTGTGGGAAGCTGCCCTCACGTATGAGCCCAGCAAGCGGAGGTGCTGGGAGCGAGTGGGATG CCCCCCTGGCCACAGAGAGGAGCCCTACCTCACTGAGGCGGGAAGGGACGCCTTTGACAGGTTCTGCAGGCTCCGCCAAGGTGAGCTTCAGGCGCTCAGTGGGGGCCTCCTGCAGGCCCCAAGGCCCCTGCTGGTGAAGGAACAAGAGCTGGTGAAGGACTCGCTGAACGTCCTGCTTGGGGTGGTGTCCGCCACGTTCTCCCTCTGCCAG CTCTCTCAGGCCTTTGTTGTGGAGCGGGGTGTCCACGTGTCAGGGGCTTCTCCCGAGAGCATCAGCAGTATCCTGTCAGAGGTGGCTGAGTATGGGACCTGCTATACACGCCTGAGCCACTTCTCCGTGCAGCCCGTGCTGGGCTCCTCCTGCAGCAGGGGCCTTGTGTTTCAG GCCTTCACCAGCGGCTTGAGGCGGTACCTGCAGTACTACCGGGCCTGCGTCCTCGCCACCCCGCCCACACTCAGCCTCCTCACCATTGGCTTTCTCTTTAAGAAGTTGGGCCGGCAGCTCAG GTACCTGGCTGAGCTTTGTGGTGTTGGCACTGTGCTCCCTGGGTCCAGCGGAGGAGAGCCCAGGGATGCATTCCCTACC GGGGTGAAGCTGCTGTCCTACCTCTATCAGGAAGCCCTGGACAACTGCAGCAATGAGCACTACCCTGTGCTGCTGTCCCTGCTGAAGACAAGCTGTGAGCCCTATACACG GTTCATTCATGACTGGGTGTACAGCGGGGTCTTCAGAGACGTGTATGGGGAGTTCATGATCCAGGTGAACCACGAGTACCTTGGCTTCAGAG ACAAGTTTTACTGGACCCATGGCTATGTGCTCATCTCCAAAGAGGTGGAGGACTGTGTGCCTGTGTTCCTGAAGCACATTGCCCACGACGTGTACGTCTGTGGGAAGACCATCAACCTGCTGAAGCTCTGCTGTCCCCGG CACTACCTCTGTTGGTCAGATGTCCCTGTGCCTCGCATTTCGGTGATTTTCTCCCTGGAGGAGTTGAAGGAGATAGAGAAGGACTGTGCCGTCTACGTTGGGCGGATGGAGAGGGTTGCCCGCCACAGCTCCATCAGCAAGGAGGAGAAG GAACTACGTATGGAAATTGCAAAACAAGAATTAATTGTCCATGCCCGGGAAGCAGCCTCCAGGGTCCTGAGTGAGCTGAGCG ACCGGCAGATGTCCGAGCAGATGGCCTTAGATGCCCGGAAGCGAGAGCAATTTCAGCGTCTAAAGGAGCAATTTGTGAAGGACCAGGAG CGACGCCTGGCGGCCCGACAGGAAGAACTGGAAGATGACTTCAGCTATGCTCGTGAGGTCCGGGACCGAGAGAAGCGGCTGACAGCCCTGGAGGAAGAGCTGGACAGGAAGGCCAG GCAGGCACTGGTGGACCACTATAGCAAGTTGTCTGCAGAGGCAGCTCGTCGGGAGCAGAGGGCACTGTGGAGAATCCAGAGGCACCGATTGGAAAGTGCACGGCTTCGTTTTTTCCTAGAAGATGAAAAGCGTGTCCAG GAGATGCTGAAGAACGTGGCTGAGGTTTGCCAGCCCCAGGAGCTGCTGGGTCACCTCCCAGGTACCTGCTCCCAG GTCACATCTCCAGGCCCCGAGCACCCAGACAGAGGTCCTACCTGTAATTCAGCACCCACAGAGCTGCACTTGGCTGCCTGGGATTGTCCAGGCAGGCCGAGTGTGCCCGCTACGCAGGCCATTGAGTCTCCAGCAGTTGGGGCTGGTGGCTCAGGGACCAGACTGGCAGAGGGGGCTGAGCCGTTCTCTGCTGGCCTCAGCATCACAGACTTCCTGCCCTTGGGTCCCAGCGCTGAGCAGCCTGTGCAGACCAACAGGGCCCTTCCCCTGGAGGAGGCGCTGCAGACCATCAGCTCAGACCTGCCTGCCGTTTCCCCTGGGGAGGCCCATGCCACAGCTGGCACACAGCCTGCCCAGCCACAGGAGTACGACTTCAGCACCGTCCTGAGGCCAGCTGCGGCCACCTCACCTTCCCCAGGTCCCCTTCAGGCTGTTGAGGGCAGCTTGGGCCCTGAGGAGCACGCGCCATGGGAGGGCACGCACGAGGGCACACAGATGGCTCTGTCCCCCCCACTCAGGCATGTCACCTCTGAGGAGGGAAGCAACCAGCCCACAGGGCAGCTCCATAGGCACGTGTCAGATGCCAGCATCAGGGTTGGCGAGAACATGCCAGACGTGGCTCCCTCTCGGCCACGGTGGAACGTCCACGGGCACGTGTCGGATGCCAGCATCAGGGTGGGGGAGAACATGCCAGACGTGGCTCCCTCCCGCCCACGGTGGAACGTCCACGGGCACGTGTCGGATGCCAGCATCAGGGTGGGGGAGAACATGCCAGACGTGGCTCCCTCCCGGCCACGGTGGAACGTCCACGGGCACGTGTCGGATGCCAGCATCAGGGTGGGGGAGAACATGCCAGACGTGGCTCCCTCCCGCCCACGGTGGAACGTCCACGGGCACGTGTCGGATGCCAGCATCAGAGTCGGGGAGAACATGCCAGACGTGGCTCCCTCCCGGCCGCGGTGGAACGTCCACGGGCACGTGTCGGATGCCAGCATCAGAGTCGGGGAGAACATGCCAGACGTGGCTCCCTCCCGGCCGCGGTGGAACGTCCACGGGCACGTGTCAGATGCCAGCATCAGGGTGGGGGAGAACATGCTAGAAGCTGAGCCCATCCCACCCTGGCCCCACCAGAACCCTCCTAGCCACGAGTCCCAGGCAGGCTCAAGCCTGGAAGTACAGAACCCTGCCCTGGAACATGGGCCACGGCTACCTGTAGACACGGAGCCTTCCATCTGCTGTCCCAAAGTGGGCAGCCTGCAGAACTTGCCCTCTGTTGCGTCCAAGTCCAGCACTTTGGGAGACAGTGTCTCTGAGGAGCCAG GTGCAGGGAAGAATGGTGACAATGATGACCTCTCTCCAAGCTGGCCTCCAAACTCTCAGGTTGGAAGGACACAGCCTGGGGAGGGGAGCATGCAGGGAGCCCCACATGCCCTTTTCCAACACAAACCCAAGGGGGCCTGGGAGCAGCTGCTGGGCGGGGTGCCCACCTTGAGTTTGGATTCTCAGGAAGGCACAGCTGCCCCGAGCAGCCCTGAGGCAGCAGCTGAGGTGGAGGCGCTGCGCTGGGGCAAGGAGCAGGCCTATGTGGCAGGCCTGGCCAGTCGGTACCACCTGGAGCAGTACCCGGACAGCTACGAGTCCATGT CAGAGGCCCCCGCTGCCCACCTGGTACGCCACGTGCTTCCCCGGGCCTTCGCCTTCCCCGTGGACCCCTGGGTGCAGTCGGCTGTGGACGAGACCACGGTGCAGTTGACCGAGCTGCTGACGCTGCCGGTGCTCATGCAGCGCTCCCTTACTGCCCCGCTGGCTGCCCA CGTCTCCCTGGTGAACCAAGCTGCAGTTGACTACTTCTTTGCGGAGCTGCACCTGGAGGCGCACTTTGAGGCTTTGCGGCACTTCCTGCTGATGGAGGATGGGGAGTTTGCCCAGTCCCTGAGTGACCTGCTCTTTGAGAAG CTCGGGGCTGGGCAGACACCTGGGGAACTGCTCAACCCACTGGTCCTCAACTGCATCCTGAGCAAGGCCCTCCAGTACAGCCTCCATGGGGACACCCCACATGCCACCAACCTCTCCTTCGCCCTCAAGTACCTGCCTGAAGTGTTTGCTCCCAATGCCCCGGATGTGCTGAGCTGCCTGGAGCTCAGGTACAAG GTCGACTGGCCCCTCAACATCGTCATCACCGAGAACTGCCTGAGCAAGTACAGCGGCATCTTCTCCTTCCTGCTGCAGCTGAAGCTCATGATGTGGACGCTCAAGGACATCTGCTTCCACCTCAAGCGCACAG CCCTGGTGAGCCACGCAGCTGGCTCAGTGCAGTTCCGCCAGCTGCAGCTGTTCAAACACGAGATGCAGCACTTTGTGAAGGTCACCCAGGGCTACATCGCCAACCAGATCCTGCATGTCAGCTGGTGTGAGTTCAGGGCCCGGCTGGCCACAGTGGGCAACCTTGAGGAGATCCAGCGCGCCCATGCAGAGTATCTGCACAAGGCTGTCTTCAG GGGCCTGCTCACTGAGAAGGCAGCACCGGTCATGAACATCATCCATAGCATTTTCAGCCTGGTGCTGAAGTTCCGCAGCCAGCTCATCTCCCAGGCCTGGGGCCCAGCCAGTGGCCCCCGGGGTGCTGAGCACCCCAACTTTGCTCTCATGCAGCAGTCCTACAGTACCTTCAAGTACTACTCCCACTTCCTCTTCAAAG TGGTGACCAAGTTGGTGAACCGTGGTTACCAGCCCCACCTCGAGGACTTCTTGCTGCGCATCAACTTCAACAGCTACTACCAGGACGCCTGA
- the Tubgcp6 gene encoding gamma-tubulin complex component 6 isoform X3 — MAGITQLFDDLCEALLPAAPARPRQRGVARSRAKQTLKRVAYNALFTSLFQEETQQPQPDLPKLPVRNKVLMLSFDLRVGGLGPEADRLEELVEGLEADPCCPLVELGSALDLLVQLAGSGPPRTLRRKRDYFCHNRHAGRNVPYGGYDCCDLRLLEMDVQSLIASEEYSCHSMVQETLQVMEAAPGTGLPTVGLFSFGDPCGDRFERETRISIFGALVHSRTYDMDVRLDLPPVPDSADLSGLAIKVPQSVDQWEDEGFQSASNLTPDSQSEPSMTPDVDLWEAALTYEPSKRRCWERVGCPPGHREEPYLTEAGRDAFDRFCRLRQGELQALSGGLLQAPRPLLVKEQELVKDSLNVLLGVVSATFSLCQLSQAFVVERGVHVSGASPESISSILSEVAEYGTCYTRLSHFSVQPVLGSSCSRGLVFQAFTSGLRRYLQYYRACVLATPPTLSLLTIGFLFKKLGRQLRYLAELCGVGTVLPGSSGGEPRDAFPTGVKLLSYLYQEALDNCSNEHYPVLLSLLKTSCEPYTRFIHDWVYSGVFRDVYGEFMIQVNHEYLGFRDKFYWTHGYVLISKEVEDCVPVFLKHIAHDVYVCGKTINLLKLCCPRHYLCWSDVPVPRISVIFSLEELKEIEKDCAVYVGRMERVARHSSISKEEKELRMEIAKQELIVHAREAASRVLSELSDRQMSEQMALDARKREQFQRLKEQFVKDQERRLAARQEELEDDFSYAREVRDREKRLTALEEELDRKARQALVDHYSKLSAEAARREQRALWRIQRHRLESARLRFFLEDEKRVQEMLKNVAEVCQPQELLGHLPGTCSQVNALLQVTSPGPEHPDRGPTCNSAPTELHLAAWDCPGRPSVPATQAIESPAVGAGGSGTRLAEGAEPFSAGLSITDFLPLGPSAEQPVQTNRALPLEEALQTISSDLPAVSPGEAHATAGTQPAQPQEYDFSTVLRPAAATSPSPGPLQAVEGSLGPEEHAPWEGTHEGTQMALSPPLRHVTSEEGSNQPTGQLHRHVSDASIRVGENMPDVAPSRPRWNVHGHVSDASIRVGENMPDVAPSRPRWNVHGHVSDASIRVGENMPDVAPSRPRWNVHGHVSDASIRVGENMPDVAPSRPRWNVHGHVSDASIRVGENMPDVAPSRPRWNVHGHVSDASIRVGENMPDVAPSRPRWNVHGHVSDASIRVGENMLEAEPIPPWPHQNPPSHESQAGSSLEVQNPALEHGPRLPVDTEPSICCPKVGSLQNLPSVASKSSTLGDSVSEEPGAGKNGDNDDLSPSWPPNSQEGTAAPSSPEAAAEVEALRWGKEQAYVAGLASRYHLEQYPDSYESMSEAPAAHLVRHVLPRAFAFPVDPWVQSAVDETTVQLTELLTLPVLMQRSLTAPLAAHVSLVNQAAVDYFFAELHLEAHFEALRHFLLMEDGEFAQSLSDLLFEKLGAGQTPGELLNPLVLNCILSKALQYSLHGDTPHATNLSFALKYLPEVFAPNAPDVLSCLELRYKVDWPLNIVITENCLSKYSGIFSFLLQLKLMMWTLKDICFHLKRTALVSHAAGSVQFRQLQLFKHEMQHFVKVTQGYIANQILHVSWCEFRARLATVGNLEEIQRAHAEYLHKAVFRGLLTEKAAPVMNIIHSIFSLVLKFRSQLISQAWGPASGPRGAEHPNFALMQQSYSTFKYYSHFLFKVVTKLVNRGYQPHLEDFLLRINFNSYYQDA, encoded by the exons ATGGCCGGCATCACCCAGCTGTTCGATGACCTGTGCGAGGCCCTCCTGCCAGCGGCCCCGGCTCGCCCGCGCCAGCGCGGCGTGGCCCGGAGCCGGGCGAAGCAGACCCTCAAGCGGGTGGCCTACAATGCCCTTTTCACGAGCCTGTTCCAAGAGGAGACTCAGCAGCCGCAGCCCGACCTCCCGAAGCTCCCCGTGAGAAACAAGGTCCTCATGTTGTCCTTCGACCTGAGAGTGGGCGGCCTGGGCCCCGAGGCTGACCGACTGGAGGAGCTGGTGGAGGGGCTGGAGGCAGACCCGTGCTGTCCACTCGTGGAGCTGGGCTCTGCGCTGGACCTCCTCGTCCAGCTGGCAGGGAGCGGCCCGCCACGCACCCTGCGGAGAAAACGGGACTACTTCTGCCACAACAGGCACGCGGGCCGGAACGTCCCCTACGGCGGCTACGACTGCTGCGACCTGCGGCTGTTGGAGATGGACGTCCAGTCCCTGATCGCCAGCGAGGAGTACTCCTGTCACAGCATGGTCCAGGAAACGCTTCAAGTGATGGAGGCTGCTCCAGGCACTGGCCTGCCCACCGTAGGGCTCTTCTCCTTCGGTGACCCTTGTGGTGACAGGTTTGAGAGAGAAACCCGCATCTCCATCTTCGGTGCTCTTGTGCACAGTCGCACTTATGACATGGATGTGCGACTAGACTTGCCCCCTGTGCCTGATAGTGCAGACCTCTCTGGACTGGCCATTAAG GTCCCTCAGAGTGTGGATCAGTGGGAAGACGAAGGGTTCCAGTCAGCATCCAATTTGACTCCTGATTCTCAGTCTGAACCAAGCATGACTCCAGATGTGGACTTGTGGGAAGCTGCCCTCACGTATGAGCCCAGCAAGCGGAGGTGCTGGGAGCGAGTGGGATG CCCCCCTGGCCACAGAGAGGAGCCCTACCTCACTGAGGCGGGAAGGGACGCCTTTGACAGGTTCTGCAGGCTCCGCCAAGGTGAGCTTCAGGCGCTCAGTGGGGGCCTCCTGCAGGCCCCAAGGCCCCTGCTGGTGAAGGAACAAGAGCTGGTGAAGGACTCGCTGAACGTCCTGCTTGGGGTGGTGTCCGCCACGTTCTCCCTCTGCCAG CTCTCTCAGGCCTTTGTTGTGGAGCGGGGTGTCCACGTGTCAGGGGCTTCTCCCGAGAGCATCAGCAGTATCCTGTCAGAGGTGGCTGAGTATGGGACCTGCTATACACGCCTGAGCCACTTCTCCGTGCAGCCCGTGCTGGGCTCCTCCTGCAGCAGGGGCCTTGTGTTTCAG GCCTTCACCAGCGGCTTGAGGCGGTACCTGCAGTACTACCGGGCCTGCGTCCTCGCCACCCCGCCCACACTCAGCCTCCTCACCATTGGCTTTCTCTTTAAGAAGTTGGGCCGGCAGCTCAG GTACCTGGCTGAGCTTTGTGGTGTTGGCACTGTGCTCCCTGGGTCCAGCGGAGGAGAGCCCAGGGATGCATTCCCTACC GGGGTGAAGCTGCTGTCCTACCTCTATCAGGAAGCCCTGGACAACTGCAGCAATGAGCACTACCCTGTGCTGCTGTCCCTGCTGAAGACAAGCTGTGAGCCCTATACACG GTTCATTCATGACTGGGTGTACAGCGGGGTCTTCAGAGACGTGTATGGGGAGTTCATGATCCAGGTGAACCACGAGTACCTTGGCTTCAGAG ACAAGTTTTACTGGACCCATGGCTATGTGCTCATCTCCAAAGAGGTGGAGGACTGTGTGCCTGTGTTCCTGAAGCACATTGCCCACGACGTGTACGTCTGTGGGAAGACCATCAACCTGCTGAAGCTCTGCTGTCCCCGG CACTACCTCTGTTGGTCAGATGTCCCTGTGCCTCGCATTTCGGTGATTTTCTCCCTGGAGGAGTTGAAGGAGATAGAGAAGGACTGTGCCGTCTACGTTGGGCGGATGGAGAGGGTTGCCCGCCACAGCTCCATCAGCAAGGAGGAGAAG GAACTACGTATGGAAATTGCAAAACAAGAATTAATTGTCCATGCCCGGGAAGCAGCCTCCAGGGTCCTGAGTGAGCTGAGCG ACCGGCAGATGTCCGAGCAGATGGCCTTAGATGCCCGGAAGCGAGAGCAATTTCAGCGTCTAAAGGAGCAATTTGTGAAGGACCAGGAG CGACGCCTGGCGGCCCGACAGGAAGAACTGGAAGATGACTTCAGCTATGCTCGTGAGGTCCGGGACCGAGAGAAGCGGCTGACAGCCCTGGAGGAAGAGCTGGACAGGAAGGCCAG GCAGGCACTGGTGGACCACTATAGCAAGTTGTCTGCAGAGGCAGCTCGTCGGGAGCAGAGGGCACTGTGGAGAATCCAGAGGCACCGATTGGAAAGTGCACGGCTTCGTTTTTTCCTAGAAGATGAAAAGCGTGTCCAG GAGATGCTGAAGAACGTGGCTGAGGTTTGCCAGCCCCAGGAGCTGCTGGGTCACCTCCCAGGTACCTGCTCCCAG GTCAATGCCCTGTTGCAGGTCACATCTCCAGGCCCCGAGCACCCAGACAGAGGTCCTACCTGTAATTCAGCACCCACAGAGCTGCACTTGGCTGCCTGGGATTGTCCAGGCAGGCCGAGTGTGCCCGCTACGCAGGCCATTGAGTCTCCAGCAGTTGGGGCTGGTGGCTCAGGGACCAGACTGGCAGAGGGGGCTGAGCCGTTCTCTGCTGGCCTCAGCATCACAGACTTCCTGCCCTTGGGTCCCAGCGCTGAGCAGCCTGTGCAGACCAACAGGGCCCTTCCCCTGGAGGAGGCGCTGCAGACCATCAGCTCAGACCTGCCTGCCGTTTCCCCTGGGGAGGCCCATGCCACAGCTGGCACACAGCCTGCCCAGCCACAGGAGTACGACTTCAGCACCGTCCTGAGGCCAGCTGCGGCCACCTCACCTTCCCCAGGTCCCCTTCAGGCTGTTGAGGGCAGCTTGGGCCCTGAGGAGCACGCGCCATGGGAGGGCACGCACGAGGGCACACAGATGGCTCTGTCCCCCCCACTCAGGCATGTCACCTCTGAGGAGGGAAGCAACCAGCCCACAGGGCAGCTCCATAGGCACGTGTCAGATGCCAGCATCAGGGTTGGCGAGAACATGCCAGACGTGGCTCCCTCTCGGCCACGGTGGAACGTCCACGGGCACGTGTCGGATGCCAGCATCAGGGTGGGGGAGAACATGCCAGACGTGGCTCCCTCCCGCCCACGGTGGAACGTCCACGGGCACGTGTCGGATGCCAGCATCAGGGTGGGGGAGAACATGCCAGACGTGGCTCCCTCCCGGCCACGGTGGAACGTCCACGGGCACGTGTCGGATGCCAGCATCAGGGTGGGGGAGAACATGCCAGACGTGGCTCCCTCCCGCCCACGGTGGAACGTCCACGGGCACGTGTCGGATGCCAGCATCAGAGTCGGGGAGAACATGCCAGACGTGGCTCCCTCCCGGCCGCGGTGGAACGTCCACGGGCACGTGTCGGATGCCAGCATCAGAGTCGGGGAGAACATGCCAGACGTGGCTCCCTCCCGGCCGCGGTGGAACGTCCACGGGCACGTGTCAGATGCCAGCATCAGGGTGGGGGAGAACATGCTAGAAGCTGAGCCCATCCCACCCTGGCCCCACCAGAACCCTCCTAGCCACGAGTCCCAGGCAGGCTCAAGCCTGGAAGTACAGAACCCTGCCCTGGAACATGGGCCACGGCTACCTGTAGACACGGAGCCTTCCATCTGCTGTCCCAAAGTGGGCAGCCTGCAGAACTTGCCCTCTGTTGCGTCCAAGTCCAGCACTTTGGGAGACAGTGTCTCTGAGGAGCCAG GTGCAGGGAAGAATGGTGACAATGATGACCTCTCTCCAAGCTGGCCTCCAAACTCTCAG GAAGGCACAGCTGCCCCGAGCAGCCCTGAGGCAGCAGCTGAGGTGGAGGCGCTGCGCTGGGGCAAGGAGCAGGCCTATGTGGCAGGCCTGGCCAGTCGGTACCACCTGGAGCAGTACCCGGACAGCTACGAGTCCATGT CAGAGGCCCCCGCTGCCCACCTGGTACGCCACGTGCTTCCCCGGGCCTTCGCCTTCCCCGTGGACCCCTGGGTGCAGTCGGCTGTGGACGAGACCACGGTGCAGTTGACCGAGCTGCTGACGCTGCCGGTGCTCATGCAGCGCTCCCTTACTGCCCCGCTGGCTGCCCA CGTCTCCCTGGTGAACCAAGCTGCAGTTGACTACTTCTTTGCGGAGCTGCACCTGGAGGCGCACTTTGAGGCTTTGCGGCACTTCCTGCTGATGGAGGATGGGGAGTTTGCCCAGTCCCTGAGTGACCTGCTCTTTGAGAAG CTCGGGGCTGGGCAGACACCTGGGGAACTGCTCAACCCACTGGTCCTCAACTGCATCCTGAGCAAGGCCCTCCAGTACAGCCTCCATGGGGACACCCCACATGCCACCAACCTCTCCTTCGCCCTCAAGTACCTGCCTGAAGTGTTTGCTCCCAATGCCCCGGATGTGCTGAGCTGCCTGGAGCTCAGGTACAAG GTCGACTGGCCCCTCAACATCGTCATCACCGAGAACTGCCTGAGCAAGTACAGCGGCATCTTCTCCTTCCTGCTGCAGCTGAAGCTCATGATGTGGACGCTCAAGGACATCTGCTTCCACCTCAAGCGCACAG CCCTGGTGAGCCACGCAGCTGGCTCAGTGCAGTTCCGCCAGCTGCAGCTGTTCAAACACGAGATGCAGCACTTTGTGAAGGTCACCCAGGGCTACATCGCCAACCAGATCCTGCATGTCAGCTGGTGTGAGTTCAGGGCCCGGCTGGCCACAGTGGGCAACCTTGAGGAGATCCAGCGCGCCCATGCAGAGTATCTGCACAAGGCTGTCTTCAG GGGCCTGCTCACTGAGAAGGCAGCACCGGTCATGAACATCATCCATAGCATTTTCAGCCTGGTGCTGAAGTTCCGCAGCCAGCTCATCTCCCAGGCCTGGGGCCCAGCCAGTGGCCCCCGGGGTGCTGAGCACCCCAACTTTGCTCTCATGCAGCAGTCCTACAGTACCTTCAAGTACTACTCCCACTTCCTCTTCAAAG TGGTGACCAAGTTGGTGAACCGTGGTTACCAGCCCCACCTCGAGGACTTCTTGCTGCGCATCAACTTCAACAGCTACTACCAGGACGCCTGA